The sequence below is a genomic window from Coffea arabica cultivar ET-39 chromosome 4c, Coffea Arabica ET-39 HiFi, whole genome shotgun sequence.
CCAGCTCAAAATCTTCATCATTGAAGAGTATATCTACCTCATCCAATACAGCACTGAAAGACAAAGTTATGAGTGATATTAGCATCTATTAATGCCTAACAATCTATTTCTCCATAAAGTGATGCTATAATCTGCCTACTTGTGCTGCATTCAGTGTTCTTGTACTTCCCTCTTCCTATTAAACAACCCACTAGGGCTTCAGAAAAGATCAATACATTTTTCTTTGTATAACTTGACAACAAGCACTATGAGGCCAACACCTCTTTTGTTCCATGGGGATGAAGAAGAGCAATATTGTCTGTTCGAGTTTTATTACCATTATGGCCAAATGCAACTAAATCCATGTCCTTATAGAATAGACAGATGCGAAAGAGCAAAGTGTAAACATAAAAGACATCTCAAGATATTAGTTTTTCTTGTAACTCATTATATATTGCATGAGATTGCATTTGAATGATAATTGCAGTAAAGGAGATCCCTTGAATTTAAACTACCAAAAATGGAGAAGGAAAGAATAGAAAACATAAGGTGGAATACATATAAACTGCAGAGAATCCTTTAAAAGCAAGCAAAGCATCCAAAATTCTCCTTGAATGGTACCAAAATCGAAAAGTAAACAACAAAATGGTCTTGCAGCAATGCACTTGTTGAGTGATGTTCTGACTAATTTGGATATAGATAGAGGGGAAAGGAACCAGTGGGCGTATAGGGAGTCGTACTTAATCCTCCTTTCTCTTTTACAAGCTAAAGCTTTTAACGTGTTTCAGGCATGCCAAAAGCACTTCCAGGGAATGAAAGTAAAATTTTGTGATCCTTTCTTCATTGAAAATGAATATTTTATGCTTTACTGCTGAAATTTTTTGCTCTATCCCAAAACTTCCATTTGTACAGTTAAAGTAATAGAATATCAAGATCCAACCATATAATACATGTTTTCATATTCATCTCATATTGGCATCTTACTTAATCAAGACATTAAGATAGGACCTATCTATATCATTGGCTTATATATTTTTTCAGTCACCACGTATGGGACCATTAAGCAAAACATTAGCCTCATGATTCAACTGACACCTATGCTACTAAACTTTGAATATAGGCACGTCTAACTGCTGTAAATAAGAGATCATATGAAAAGCCTTTAATCAAAACTAGTGAAGAAATTTTGTGTACCATTTGAGATTTTTAAACTGCAGGAAGCCTTCTTTCATCAGAAACATAAATCTTCCAGGAGTAGCTATTAAAACATCTAGTTCTTGTTTTAGATTCTCCAATTGGGTCTTTTGACGAAATCCACCTGTTGTGACCATAGAGCGGAATGGAATGCCCAACTTTGATAAAGAtcgggaaatacttaaaacctGCAAAAGATAGACTGCCAAAGTAAGgagattaaataaataaaagtcttcagaacaagatgaaaatttgACTGACAAGTCAAAATCCCTGCACTTGAAAATCAACAAGGGTTCAAAATCGAACagtttctgcaacttcaagTTCTtagttagagagagagagagagagagaataccTGTAACTGGGATGGGAATTTGTTTCGATAAATGGACGATAGCATGAGATAAATGCACTATAAGAGCAGAGTATTGTGCAATGAAGAGAATAAATATTTTGTGTTAAATCACATGCATATTTAAGGAAGTTATTGTCCAAAAGGGTTTCCACGCTTCATGAGTCCATCAAGACAAGAATTAAATGCGCACTTGACCGCTTAGATAATCTGCAGTGCAGGATCTATGAACAGTATGCATTTGTAACCTAATACTCTACACTATTATTTCTATAATTACAATGACAAACAGCAAATCCAGTCCACTTAAAAATGTACATGAACACTTTCCAGTTTCAGTTTTAAGAAAGTGAAATGGAAATAAGAGAAAATAAGGGGCATTTGCAATTTCAGTTTCCTCCAAAATCAGAAACGAAGTTAAAATTGGCTAGTATCAAGGTGAGTTTAATAAGACAAAGTTCGAGTTAAGACACGCATAAAGGCCAACAGTGTGAAGCACAGAAGATATAGAACGCAAAGTTATATAAATAGGAAAAGCAGCTGTTAAGTTCAAACAGACCTGAGAAGCTAACTCAGCTGTGGGCACCAGTACAACAACTCGAGGACTATTAGACATTGACTTGCTAATGCCTTGAAGCTCTTCTTCTCTAAGACGCTGAACAATTGGTAAAAGATATGCCAAAGTTTTTCCTGATCCACTTTGATCAGCTATAATGCAGCTCTTTCCCCCAATAACTGGTTCAAATGCCATGGCCTGAAATTATCACTAATGATCTTAAAGGACAATTTTGAAGGATTTATGAAATTAGCACATGCTAAATTTACTGTATTAGGAATACAGACTAAATCGACAACTCATACAGATAGTTGTTTCCAAATATTTAGTACACTACAACAATAATAGTACCAAATGAGATGAGCAATATAGAGCATGCAGCTGATCAAGATTATGGAGTACAGGCAATACATCCAACAAGAACAGATATTAGTTAAGCTGAATGTTCTAATTAACTAGCATGGCTTAGGACAAGGTCTATTCATCATCCCAAATGCAGGATTATACTTTAAAAGTAATTAATGTCATTTACGCATACCCAGATTACCAGAGCACAGTCAAACAAATACCATATGTCCTTGCTATAAGAGGTCTGAGAAAAGTATATTCTGCCTATAGGTTCGATTTATGGCTCCATTTTCAGTGTAAGATTCTACAGTAGCTAGATCATCCATGCAATATAGCATGTCAAGAAAAACCTCCTTAAGGACATTTGCGGGAAGTAATAAGACTCTTCCATCCTTAAACAATACCTAATAATAGCATATAATGCAACTTGAGGCAAACCCAAAAGACTCGTATATTTGGGACCATCAGTTTAATCTGATATACTTAGATAACTTTAATATCTATTCCCACATACAATTTACTAGTCTCAGTCATGGAAATAGTAATGAATCTATTTTAAAATATGACATACCTGAATATGAGAAGGCTGTAGGAAATGCAGGCCACGCAAACATTCAATAACATAATCTCTGCATCCTAGATCCTTAAAGGACTTTTTACTGAAAAAGTTATGCTTATCATTCATATTCCTCCTTTTGGCAGAATTATTGGCCTGCCTATAAATGTCCCTTGACTCCCTACTACCCCATCCCCGTAAAGTGGTAGAAGAAGCCCTTGACACAGAAACATCTGATTCAGCAGATGAAAAATCAGACAGCTGATCTTCTGTTGGTGTACATTGATCCTTTGGAAGTTGTCCAGTTTCACGTCTAAATGATATCTCATGGTGTTCCTTATGATCATTAGTCAAGATATTTTGCAGTATGTCTTTGCTTTCCTGTAACAGGCTGTTTCAGTTAAAAATCAGCTAAACTAGTTATCTAGTATTGATGCCATAATGAACTTACAGCTAATTGAAGACGCGTGTTATGTGCATTCTGTTCTAGGTGATCAAGGTCATTGGTTTCTTGAATCTTTCTGTGACTTCTCCTAACAAGAGCTTTTACTCTCTGAGCTTTTAATCTCCCAAAACTTCTAGCCAGTCCTCCACTACCTGCTGTTGAACCAGCAGAACAAATGTGATCAACATTTTATCTGGCATAGCATGAAGCAGCAGATTAATGGACTGATAATAACTTCTTCCTTTACATGTACTATTGCATAGCCGCATGATCCATCATATACAGCACTATCTGCAGTTCAATGCTCATAAGCTTAGAGGTTTTGAATTTAAATACGAAGTCAAAGAATTTAAGTTTGCCAAGCGCTAATTCTCTAAGCATGATATGTCTAATCAACAAGAAACTACTTCAAGCATTAATTGAATTTTTGCAGCATCAAAATGCAGGAAATTCATATTCAAGATATCATAACTCCGTGCAAGTTTGCTAGAGTACCAAGAAGTGCAGCATGCAGTTTGCTAGATTCCGTATATAACAAACAAATGTACTAGGTACCAACTTAACAATGCTGTACTCTAGtctttattttgcttctcatccaTCCTCTGCAGCCACATTCCATTCCAAGGATCTTAATACAACATATGAACAGTAAATCACAACTTATTTTCTGATGA
It includes:
- the LOC113738436 gene encoding DEAD-box ATP-dependent RNA helicase 50 isoform X3, with amino-acid sequence MRLCNSTCSGGLARSFGRLKAQRVKALVRRSHRKIQETNDLDHLEQNAHNTRLQLAESKDILQNILTNDHKEHHEISFRRETGQLPKDQCTPTEDQLSDFSSAESDVSVSRASSTTLRGWGSRESRDIYRQANNSAKRRNMNDKHNFFSKKSFKDLGCRDYVIECLRGLHFLQPSHIQAMAFEPVIGGKSCIIADQSGSGKTLAYLLPIVQRLREEELQGISKSMSNSPRVVVLVPTAELASQVLSISRSLSKLGIPFRSMVTTGGFRQKTQLENLKQELDVLIATPGRFMFLMKEGFLQFKNLKCAVLDEVDILFNDEDFELALQCLMNTSPITTQYLFVTATLPVEIYNHLVEAFPDCDAIMGPGMHRTSRGLEEILVDCSGEDPAEKSPETAFLNKKNALLHLLEENPVNKTIIFCNKIETCRKVENVLKRIDRKGSMIRVLPFHAALDHETRLANMEEFRGSQMKDSASFLVCTDRASRGIDFAGVDHVVLFDFPRDPSEYVRRVGRTARGAGGKGKAFIFVVGKQVSLARRIIERNRKGHPLHDVPSAYELMT